A window from Drosophila kikkawai strain 14028-0561.14 chromosome 2L, DkikHiC1v2, whole genome shotgun sequence encodes these proteins:
- the LOC108072533 gene encoding uncharacterized protein has protein sequence MEENGVENIESSETISQPKKMESHHYISSNSLEAENPKILQLDQIVNSTLEKIQSVIHCSDLNVDDLIDLIMPRVKCELYLNDKLIKDMTYMKDSIATSMQQMQAVDQDIADIYLDLHNIYRKLERPDNGSQRLNSEIRAKLSRRVQESEDLQKRSRHYLTNDAKELSAMLVKPPQEPNKST, from the coding sequence ATGGAGGAAAATGGTgtagaaaatatagaaagcTCGGAAACTATAAGCCAGCCTAAAAAAATGGAATCCCATCACTACATCAGCAGCAATTCCCTTGAAGCAGAAAATCCTAAAATTTTGCAACTGGACCAAATTGTGAATAGTACCTTAGAAAAGATACAATCTGTAATCCATTGCAGTGACTTAAACGTGGATGACTTAATTGACTTGATAATGCCCAGGGTTAAGTGCGAACTCTACTTGAACGACAAGCTCATCAAGGACATGACGTATATGAAAGATTCCATTGCTACTTCTATGCAACAAATGCAAGCGGTTGATCAAGACATTGCTGATATATATCTGGACTTGCATAATATATACAGAAAACTTGAACGACCTGACAATGGCAGCCAAAGGTTGAACAGTGAAATCAGGGCGAAGTTATCTAGGCGCGTTCAAGAATCCGAGGACTTGCAGAAGAGATCTCGTCACTACCTGACAAATGATGCCAAGGAGTTGAGTGCCATGCTGGTAAAGCCACCCCAGGAACCCAACAAAAGCACTTAA
- the LOC108072523 gene encoding protein rolling stone-like, protein MEGYNHSQEPLSLREEFRCKRFGLSHDSPFNFLRSQWQSKPKSRCFLVYRCLLGSVFGTGVITYTVTYFQHGHCFIYLTNWSFYMCGITSVYAAILQIVYHFKKESWVPPSSLIKCYWACFWITLCAEHLVAITYWTLIYPSDRVPTNPTYVSDLFNIWTHAVPPIVFTVDNFVVAQPARLMHFVYPVGFGLIYLGFTFIFYRAGGRDLRGRSFIYPFLDYSKPAKIALFTAAGAIALTAFSGLQYGVYRLRTCLAHKFGKLILDTS, encoded by the exons ATGGAGGGTTACAACCATTCGCAAGAGCCCCTGAGTCTGAGGGAAGAGTTTCGTTGTAAACGTTTTGGTCTAAGTCACGATTCCCCCTTCAACTTTCTGCGCTCCCAA TGGCAGTCAAAGCCTAAATCGCGCTGCTTCCTGGTTTACCGCTGCCTGTTGGGCTCCGTTTTTGGAACCGGAGTTATTACTTATACAGTGACATACTTTCAGCATGGTCATTGTTTCATCTACCTGACGAATTGGTCCTTTTACATGTGCGGCATTACCAGTGTTTATGCTGCTATACTGCAGATAGTATATCACTTCAAGAAGGAATCGTGGG TTCCCCCCAGTAGTCTGATCAAGTGCTACTGGGCCTGCTTCTGGATTACCCTGTGCGCAGAACATTTGGTGGCGATTACTTATTGGACATTGATATATCCTAGCGACCGGGTACCCACCAATCCAACGTATGTCTCCGATCTTTTTAACATCTGGACCCATGCTGTCCCACCTATCGTCTTCACAGTCGATAATTTCGTGGTGGCCCAGCCAGCCAGGCTTATGCACTTTGTCTACCCAGTAGGCTTTGGCTTGATCTACCTAGGATTCACGTTCATCTTTTACCGCGCAGGAGGTCGAGACTT GAGGGGACGTAGCTTTATATATCCATTCCTGGACTACTCTAAGCCAGCAAAAATTGCTCTATTCACAGCTGCGGGTGCAATTGCGCTAACTGCTTTTTCCGGCCTCCAGTATGGAGTGTATCGGCTAAGGACATGCCTGGCGCACAAGTTTGGCAAACTTATCTTGGACACAAGCTAA
- the LOC108072544 gene encoding sodium-dependent nutrient amino acid transporter 1 isoform X1, producing MDASHRNHRNPAFVGDDGRSTASTMDISASNTAAPRDNIDDLESSKLPEERATWGKGVEFLMSCIAMSVGLGNVWRFPFTALDNGGGAFLIPYLIVLFLIGKPIYYLEMVIGQFSSRGSVKVFDLCPAMKGVGAGQAFQVFMLNTYYAALVAIIGRYFFESFQNPLPWAACREEWGSNCINSAPDATNWSQVESENQRPQNSSVKSQNDRLITSSEWYFVKEVLHETPNIEDGIGLPNWELVIGLFVAWACVFLIIRRGVKSSGKASYFLAIFPYVIMGVLLVRAVTLPGSLDGIYYFIKPQWGKILDPKVWYAAVTQCFYSLSVCFGNIIMYSSFNKFGHNVHRDASIVTALDTMTSLLAGFTIFGILGHLAHEIGTDDIGSVVKGGAGLAFISYPDAIAKFKQLPQIFSVLFFLMLFVLGIGSNIAMTSCSVTAIRDRFPNFKQWQCSLLIAVVSFVIGLMYITPGGQYMLTLVDFFGASMIALVLGIAELYTLGWIYGTDRLCKDIEFMLGRKVGLYWRLCWSIITPLIMTVILIYFYATYEPLTYNNIVYPNWAYGIGWTITAFGILQLPIWMIVAIIRDPGQSLGQKIRGAFTPKKNWGPTDPLLREQYNKEIENDLTPKRGKGIWAAIKQNIFG from the exons ATGGACGCATCCCACAGGAATCATCGAAATCCAGCCTTTGTGGGCGACGATGGACGCAGCACCGCCAGCACAATGGACATTTCG GCCAGCAATACTGCAGCACCACGGGATAATATCGACGATCTGGAGTCAAGCAAATTGCCAGAGGAACGGGCCACCTGGGGCAAGGGCGTGGAGTTCCTGATGTCCTGCATTGCCATGTCCGTGGGCCTGGGTAACGTGTGGCGCTTCCCTTTCACCGCCCTCGACAATGGCGGCGGCGCCTTTCtcattccatatctcattgtGCTGTTCCTGATTGGCAAACCGATTTACTATCTGGAAATGGTAATTGGCCAGTTCTCCAGCCGCGGCTCGGTAAAGGTGTTCGATTTGTGTCCTGCCATGAAAG gtGTTGGAGCCGGTCAGGCCTTCCAGGTGTTTATGCTCAACACTTACTACGCCGCCCTGGTAGCGATTATTGGTCGATATTTCTTTGAGTCATTCCAAAACCCCCTACCCTGGGCCGCATGCCGGGAGGAATGGGGTAGCAACTGCATAAACTCAGCCCCCGATGCAACCAATTGGTCTCAAGTGGAAAGCGAAAATCAGCGTCCGCAAAATTCCTCAGTAAAATCACAAAACGATCGGCTGATCACCAGTTCGGAGTGGTACTTTGT CAAGGAGGTATTGCACGAGACCCCCAACATCGAGGATGGCATCGGTCTGCCCAACTGGGAGCTAGTCATCGGACTCTTTGTCGCCTGGGCCTGCGTTTTCCTGATCATTCGGCGTGGGGTCAAGAGTTCGGGAAAGGCCTCATACTTCCTCGCCATTTTCCCATACGTGATTATGGGCGTCCTTTTAGTGCGAGCCGTGACCCTGCCGGGTTCCCTGGACGGCATCTACTACTTCATCAAGCCGCAGTGGGGCAAGATCCTGGATCCGAAGGTCTGGTACGCTGCTGTGACCCAGTGCTTCTACTCGCTGTCCGTCTGCTTCGGCAACATCATCATGTACTCCTCCTTCAACAAGTTCGGTCACAATGTGCACCGTGATGCTTCGATCGTGACGGCCCTGGACACGATGACCTCCCTGCTTGCTGGGTTTACGATATTCGGAATCCTCGGCCACCTGGCCCACGAAATCGGCACCGACGACATCGGCAGCGTGGTGAAGGGCGGCGCCGGACTGGCCTTCATCTCGTATCCCGATGCCATCGCCAAGTTCAAGCAGCTGCCCCAGATCTTTTCGGTGTTGTTCTTCCTTATGCTCTTTGTGTTGGGCATCGGATCGAATATAGCCATGACCTCTTGCTCGGTGACCGCTATCCGGGATCGATTCCCCAACTTCAAGCAGTGGCAGTGCTCACTGCTGATTGCGGTCGTCAGCTTTGTGATTGGACTAATGTACATTACGCCG GGCGGCCAATACATGCTGACCTTGGTGGACTTTTTTGGTGCATCGATGATAGCATTGGTTCTGGGCATTGCCGAACTGTACACGCTTGGATGGATCTACGGCACAGATCGCCTGTGCAAGGACATCGAGTTCATGCTGGGCCGCAAGGTCGGCCTCTACTGGAGACTGTGCTGGAGCATAATCACGCCGCTGATCATGACCGTTATTCTGATATACTTCTATGCGACTTACGAGCCTCTGACCTACAACAACATTGTCTACCCCAATTGGGCGTATG GTATTGGCTGGACGATCACTGCGTTTGGCATACTGCAATTGCCGATTTGGATGATTGTGGCCATTATCCGGGACCCAGGTCAGTCTCTGGGCCAGAAAATTCGAGGCGCTTTTACTCCCAAGAAAAACTGGGGGCCCACAGACCCTCTGCTCCGTGAGCAGTACAACAAGGAAATTGAGAACGATCTGACCCCGAAGCGGGGAAAGGGTATTTGGGCTGCCATCAAGCAGAATATTTTCGGTTGA
- the LOC108072544 gene encoding sodium-dependent nutrient amino acid transporter 1 isoform X2: MDASHRNHRNPAFVGDDGRSTASTMDISASNTAAPRDNIDDLESSKLPEERATWGKGVEFLMSCIAMSVGLGNVWRFPFTALDNGGGAFLIPYLIVLFLIGKPIYYLEMVIGQFSSRGSVKVFDLCPAMKGVGIGQVISISMVTTYYVAIMGITLRYLFESFRSPLPWSECRPEWQSHCVASSLGNTSLLASPVDMERLAEQKPVASAELYFLKEVLHETPNIEDGIGLPNWELVIGLFVAWACVFLIIRRGVKSSGKASYFLAIFPYVIMGVLLVRAVTLPGSLDGIYYFIKPQWGKILDPKVWYAAVTQCFYSLSVCFGNIIMYSSFNKFGHNVHRDASIVTALDTMTSLLAGFTIFGILGHLAHEIGTDDIGSVVKGGAGLAFISYPDAIAKFKQLPQIFSVLFFLMLFVLGIGSNIAMTSCSVTAIRDRFPNFKQWQCSLLIAVVSFVIGLMYITPGGQYMLTLVDFFGASMIALVLGIAELYTLGWIYGTDRLCKDIEFMLGRKVGLYWRLCWSIITPLIMTVILIYFYATYEPLTYNNIVYPNWAYGIGWTITAFGILQLPIWMIVAIIRDPGQSLGQKIRGAFTPKKNWGPTDPLLREQYNKEIENDLTPKRGKGIWAAIKQNIFG, encoded by the exons ATGGACGCATCCCACAGGAATCATCGAAATCCAGCCTTTGTGGGCGACGATGGACGCAGCACCGCCAGCACAATGGACATTTCG GCCAGCAATACTGCAGCACCACGGGATAATATCGACGATCTGGAGTCAAGCAAATTGCCAGAGGAACGGGCCACCTGGGGCAAGGGCGTGGAGTTCCTGATGTCCTGCATTGCCATGTCCGTGGGCCTGGGTAACGTGTGGCGCTTCCCTTTCACCGCCCTCGACAATGGCGGCGGCGCCTTTCtcattccatatctcattgtGCTGTTCCTGATTGGCAAACCGATTTACTATCTGGAAATGGTAATTGGCCAGTTCTCCAGCCGCGGCTCGGTAAAGGTGTTCGATTTGTGTCCTGCCATGAAAG GCGTCGGAATCGGCCAGGTGATATCTATATCCATGGTGACCACCTACTATGTGGCCATAATGGGCATAACCCTGCGCTACCTGTTCGAGTCGTTCCGCTCGCCGCTGCCCTGGTCCGAGTGCCGGCCGGAGTGGCAGTCCCACTGCGTGGCCTCCAGCCTGGGCAACACCTCCCTGTTGGCCAGCCCCGTGGATATGGAGAGGCTGGCCGAGCAGAAGCCGGTGGCCTCCGCCGAGTTGTATTTTCT CAAGGAGGTATTGCACGAGACCCCCAACATCGAGGATGGCATCGGTCTGCCCAACTGGGAGCTAGTCATCGGACTCTTTGTCGCCTGGGCCTGCGTTTTCCTGATCATTCGGCGTGGGGTCAAGAGTTCGGGAAAGGCCTCATACTTCCTCGCCATTTTCCCATACGTGATTATGGGCGTCCTTTTAGTGCGAGCCGTGACCCTGCCGGGTTCCCTGGACGGCATCTACTACTTCATCAAGCCGCAGTGGGGCAAGATCCTGGATCCGAAGGTCTGGTACGCTGCTGTGACCCAGTGCTTCTACTCGCTGTCCGTCTGCTTCGGCAACATCATCATGTACTCCTCCTTCAACAAGTTCGGTCACAATGTGCACCGTGATGCTTCGATCGTGACGGCCCTGGACACGATGACCTCCCTGCTTGCTGGGTTTACGATATTCGGAATCCTCGGCCACCTGGCCCACGAAATCGGCACCGACGACATCGGCAGCGTGGTGAAGGGCGGCGCCGGACTGGCCTTCATCTCGTATCCCGATGCCATCGCCAAGTTCAAGCAGCTGCCCCAGATCTTTTCGGTGTTGTTCTTCCTTATGCTCTTTGTGTTGGGCATCGGATCGAATATAGCCATGACCTCTTGCTCGGTGACCGCTATCCGGGATCGATTCCCCAACTTCAAGCAGTGGCAGTGCTCACTGCTGATTGCGGTCGTCAGCTTTGTGATTGGACTAATGTACATTACGCCG GGCGGCCAATACATGCTGACCTTGGTGGACTTTTTTGGTGCATCGATGATAGCATTGGTTCTGGGCATTGCCGAACTGTACACGCTTGGATGGATCTACGGCACAGATCGCCTGTGCAAGGACATCGAGTTCATGCTGGGCCGCAAGGTCGGCCTCTACTGGAGACTGTGCTGGAGCATAATCACGCCGCTGATCATGACCGTTATTCTGATATACTTCTATGCGACTTACGAGCCTCTGACCTACAACAACATTGTCTACCCCAATTGGGCGTATG GTATTGGCTGGACGATCACTGCGTTTGGCATACTGCAATTGCCGATTTGGATGATTGTGGCCATTATCCGGGACCCAGGTCAGTCTCTGGGCCAGAAAATTCGAGGCGCTTTTACTCCCAAGAAAAACTGGGGGCCCACAGACCCTCTGCTCCGTGAGCAGTACAACAAGGAAATTGAGAACGATCTGACCCCGAAGCGGGGAAAGGGTATTTGGGCTGCCATCAAGCAGAATATTTTCGGTTGA